A window of Saccharomyces paradoxus chromosome XIII, complete sequence contains these coding sequences:
- the ARG81 gene encoding Arg81p (Zinc finger transcription factor involved in arginine-responsive genes~similar to YML099C) — translation MGITSKNGPKKMGRAKTFTGCWTCRGRKVKCDLRHPHCQRCEKSNLPCGGYDIKLRWSKPMQFDPYGVPIPQNSPATTTNLSGSVDEPQYQRRNIDFVRYDEEYVYHEDMDDELTMLHTPPIEKISDDKTWIIKKFGVFKGTNKIDKRYAPRKKRNRKRVTKNLESSGSVSLSSSPSSTLSFPIRHIEDKLRNRGHVKTGISSASNAVPPTPNLLDYDWNNLNITGYEWISSELRDDALLSAVTLQGHHLGHLQPQEISFEENSNIVSGEEQINSKEHGRTIEADSQDSSTLPSKGTSANDKLYHQNLKLLFQKNSSNSEEPDPQTLIDDIFVNIEPRSLPASDLNKIALAPPNDESRMPKSMLELTSYSSDLPSELIDIIPKTDLTVHGLARFLLNHYFNNVADKMTVVVLEKNPWKTLYFPRALMALGDLAGLGQSSNSRNALLNALLAVSCFHLQSKYPRNYKLQKYFLGLGIELRNQASNFLRLCLNTKSSIPEKYKDVLTAILSMNSIDVVWGTMADCQDHLALCEDFVESRMKLRPNISEKAKTLHRIFSFLKLIQDSTALDKVRAKEIVILPSEEDDNYKPLDMSNAATANSESRVDVMEEGLFREALNESDGKIHIEFVKEPITNISADSTPSSNTPPIFTNIATESYYNKSDISKLVSKTDENIIGTDSLYGLPNSLILLFSDCVRIVRHNEYYNLIYLPVPRKFNELSLNFEKRLLKWKSEWNFHQESSEGKSFINPTAEALYHHTMSFYFSLIIYYFTMARSLNCQFLQNYVAKVLDHLNAMEELVNQKKVKIVPLIWQGFMAGCACTDENKQQEFRRWAAKLAESGVGSYWGARQVMLEVWRRRKEDEPGDNWYSIYKDWEMNLMLS, via the coding sequence ATGGGAATTACCAGCAAGAATGGTCctaaaaaaatgggaagGGCAAAGACATTTACTGGGTGTTGGACGTgtagaggaagaaaagttaAGTGTGATCTTCGGCATCCCCACTGCCAAAGATGTGAAAAGTCTAACCTGCCATGTGGCGGTTATGATATCAAACTCCGGTGGTCTAAACCTATGCAATTTGATCCGTACGGCGTCCCAATTCCACAAAACTCTCCTGCAACTACCACAAACTTATCGGGTAGTGTCGATGAACCACAATACCAGCGGCGCAACATCGATTTTGTACGGTATGATGAGGAGTACGTGTATCATGAAGATATGGATGATGAGTTAACAATGTTGCATACTCCTCCAATTGAGAAAATTAGTGACGACAAGACGTGGATCATTAAGAAATTTGGAGTCTTTAAGGGAACAAATAAGATCGACAAGCGGTACGCTCCAAGGAAAAAGCGCAATAGAAAAAGAGttaccaaaaatttggagaGCTCAGGTTCAGTTTCGTTATCCTCGTCACCATCTTCGACTTTGTCCTTTCCGATTAGACACATTGAGGACAAGTTGAGGAATAGAGGACATGTCAAGACGGGTATTTCTTCCGCTAGTAATGCGGTACCACCAACACCAAATCTTTTAGATTACGACTGGAACAATCTGAATATAACAGGGTACGAGTGGATCTCGAGTGAGCTCAGAGATGATGCATTATTGTCTGCGGTGACCCTTCAGGGACATCATTTGGGGCACTTGCAACCACAGGAAATCTCGTTTGAGGAGAATTCCAATATTGTGAGCGGGGAAGAGCAGATAAATTCCAAAGAACATGGACGTACCATTGAGGCAGATAGTCAAGATTCATCAACTTTACCTAGTAAAGGAACCAGTGCGAACGACAAACTCTACCATCAAAACCTGAAGTTGCTATTCCAGAAAAACTCTTCAAACAGCGAGGAACCGGACCCTCAAACATTGATAGATGATATATTCGTCAATATTGAACCAAGATCTCTGCCTGCATCCGATCTGAATAAAATAGCTCTGGCTCCCCCAAATGACGAATCACGCATGCCCAAGTCCATGTTAGAACTCACATCCTATTCTAGTGACCTACCGTCCGAATTGATAGATATTATACCCAAAACAGACCTCACAGTGCACGGTTTAGCGAGATTCCTTCtaaatcattattttaATAATGTTGCAGATAAAATGACAGTCGTCGTGCTCGAGAAGAACCCATGGAAAACCTTATACTTCCCCAGGGCCCTGATGGCGTTAGGTGATTTAGCGGGTTTGGGGCAATCCTCCAACTCGAGAAATGCGTTGTTGAACGCTCTTCTTGCAGTCTCTTGTTTTCACTTGCAAAGCAAGTACCCGAGGAATTATAAACTGCAAAAGTACTTTCTAGGCCTGGGTATCGAATTAAGAAACCAGGCTTCAAACTTTCTAAGATTATGTTTGAACACAAAGTCAAGTATACCTGAGAAGTATAAAGATGTTCTAACTGCAATTTTATCTATGAACTCTATTGATGTTGTATGGGGGACAATGGCAGATTGCCAGGATCACTTAGCCCTTTGTGAAGACTTTGTTGAGTCAAGAATGAAACTAAGACCTAATATTTctgaaaaggcaaaaaCTTTACATCGGATTTTCTCATTTCTCAAATTAATACAAGATAGTACTGCATTAGATAAAGTCAGGGCTAAGGAAATTGTTATTTTACCaagtgaagaagatgataatTATAAACCATTGGATATGTCAAATGCAGCTACTGCTAATAGTGAGTCAAGGGTTGATGTTATGGAGGAAGGTTTATTCAGAGAGGCCCTCAATGAAAGTGACGGCAAAATACATATTGAATTCGTCAAGGAGCCCATTACAAACATATCTGCTGACTCTACTCCGTCTTCTAACACTCCCCCCATTTTCACCAACATAGCGACAGAAAGTTATTATAACAAATCTGATATTTCTAAGCTGGTATCGAAGACTGATGAAAACATAATTGGCACAGATTCGCTTTATGGATTGCCTAACTCATTAATATTACTATTTTCAGATTGTGTTCGGATAGTGAGACATAATGAATATTATAATTTGATTTACTTACCTGTACCGagaaaattcaatgaactttcattaaatttcgaaaaaagattattaaAATGGAAATCGGAGTGGAATTTTCATCAAGAAAGTTCAGAGGGGAAAAGCTTCATAAATCCTACCGCTGAAGCGCTATATCACCATACAATGAGCTTTTATTTCAGTctaattatttattattttacaATGGCAAGAAGTTTAAACTGCCAATTCCTACAAAACTACGTGGCCAAAGTATTAGATCATTTAAATGCCATGGAAGAATTAGTGAATCAAAAGAAGGTAAAAATTGTCCCTTTAATTTGGCAAGGTTTTATGGCAGGATGTGCTTGCACAGATGAAAACAAACAGCAAGAATTCAGGAGATGGGCGGCAAAATTAGCAGAAAGTGGGGTGGGTTCCTATTGGGGAGCCAGGCAAGTGATGTTAGAAGTGTGGAGACGACGGAAAGAGGATGAACCGGGCGATAATTGGTATTCTATCTATAAGGATTGGGAAATGAACTTAATGCTATCATAA
- the TAF13 gene encoding Taf13p (TFIID subunit (19 kDa)~similar to YML098W), translated as MSRKLKKTNLFNKDVSSLLYAYGDVPQPLQATVQCLDELVSGYLVDVCTNAFHTAQNSQRNKLRLEDFKFALRNDPIKLGRAEELIATNKLITEAKKQFNETDNQNSLKRYRGEDEEGDEMEEDEDEQQVTDDDEEAASRNSTKQSTDSKATKTRKQGPKNLKKTKK; from the coding sequence ATGTCAaggaagctgaaaaaaacGAATTTGTTCAACAAGGATGTAAGCTCCTTGCTTTACGCTTACGGCGATGTGCCACAGCCACTACAAGCTACCGTGCAGTGTTTAGATGAATTGGTATCTGGATATTTGGTAGATGTTTGTACTAATGCATTTCATACAGCCCAAAATTCTCAGCGCAATAAGCTCCGATTGGAGGATTTCAAGTTTGCTCTTCGCAATGATCCGATAAAACTTGGGAGAGCAGAAGAATTAATAGCTACTAATAAGTTGATTACGGAAGCCAAAAAGCAGTTCAATGAGACGGACAATCAAAACTCGTTAAAGAGGTACAGAGGAGAGGATGAAGAGGGTGACGAGATggaggaagatgaagatgagcAGCAGGTGACTGATGACGACGAGGAAGCGGCCAGTCGTAATAGTACTAAACAATCTACAGATTCAAAGGCAACGAAGACTAGAAAGCAAGGGCCTAAAAATctcaagaaaacaaaaaaatga
- the VPS9 gene encoding guanine nucleotide exchange factor VPS9 (Guanine nucleotide exchange factor (GEF)~similar to YML097C), producing the protein MTEDKKSEILKEFDPFNQLEPTKNGNPDKDVVYQKDDAVKAVAGETNTDISAQERGDEEPFYDFQLFIKQLQTPGADPLVKYTKSFLRNFLAQRLLWTVSEEIKLINDFKTFIYDKFTLYEPFKSLDNSKTRNAKEGMEKLIMGKLYFRCFSPSLYEILKKTLDDEHMKDLNDDDTLLEKIKHYRFISPVMLDIPDTMPDARLNKFVHLASTELGKINRFKSPRDKMVCVLNASKVIFGLLKHTKLEQNGADSFIPVLIYCILKGQVRYLVSNVNYIERFRSSDFIRGEEEYYLSSLQAAVNFIINLTESSLTIEDRKGFEEEYQRNLKQIAEEKEEEEKKKQLEVPDDLQSNGALLKPLDEVTNIVISKFNELFSPIGEPTQEETLKSEQSSKEEDVSLLIKKIEENERRDTLKTLQNMFPDMEPSLIEDVCIAKKSRIGPCVDALLSLSE; encoded by the coding sequence ATGACAGAGGATAAAAAGAGTGAGATATTGAAGGAATTTGACCCTTTCAACCAATTGGAACCTACAAAGAATGGCAACCCGGATAAAGATGTGGTATATCAGAAGGATGATGCTGTTAAAGCAGTGGCAGGAGAAACCAACACGGACATTTCCGCCCAAGAAAGGGGAGATGAGGAGCCGTTTTATGACTTTCAACTGTTTATCAAACAGCTTCAAACCCCCGGTGCAGATCCTCTAGTTAAATATACGAAATCATTCTTACGCAACTTCTTGGCGCAAAGACTTCTATGGACGGTCagtgaagaaataaaactCATCAACGACTTTAAGACTTTCATCTACGATAAATTCACTCTATACGAGCCTTTCAAAAGTCTTGACAATTCTAAAACCAGGAATGCCAAGGAGGGTATGGAAAAGTTAATTATGGGGAAGCTATATTTCCGCTGTTTTTCACCAAGTCTTTacgaaattttgaagaagacattAGATGATGAGCACATGAAAGATCTGAACGATGATGACACCTTGCTAGAAAAGATCAAACATTATAGATTCATAAGCCCGGTTATGTTGGATATTCCTGACACCATGCCGGATGCCAGGCTGAATAAGTTTGTCCATTTGGCAAGTACAGAGTTGGGCAAGATAAATAGGTTTAAGTCCCCAAGGGATAAGATGGTTTGCGTTTTAAATGCCAGTAAAGTGATATTTGGTTTACTGAAACATACCAAGTTGGAACAAAACGGTGCAGACAGCTTTATACCTGTACTAATATACTGCATTTTGAAGGGGCAAGTACGATACCTAGTTTCGAATGTGAACTACATCGAGAGATTTAGATCATCAGATTTCATTCGgggtgaagaagaatattacTTGAGCAGTCTCCAGGCTGCTGTTAACTTCATCATAAACTTGACCGAATCGTCTTTAACTATTGAAGATCGCAAAGGGTTTGAAGAGGAATaccaaagaaatttgaaacaaatagcagaagaaaaagaggaagaagagaagaaaaaacaattaGAGGTACCGGATGATCTGCAATCCAATGGCGCTTTACTAAAACCTTTAGATGAAGTTACCAACATTGtaatttccaaattcaaTGAACTGTTTTCACCAATTGGAGAACCTACACAAGAGGAGACATTGAAATCTGAACAAAGcagcaaagaagaagacgtttctttgttgatcaagaaaattgaagagaacGAACGTAGGGACACGTTGAAGACTTTACAGAATATGTTTCCTGACATGGAGCCAAGCCTGATAGAGGATGTTTGTATTGCTAAGAAATCACGTATTGGACCCTGTGTTGATGCTCTACTTTCCCTATCAGAATAA
- a CDS encoding putative asparagine synthase (protein with similarity to asparagine synthetases~similar to YML096W) — translation MCGILLHYCPNNNRLENELIEFPEGTEFGDTTCINESSIFNKIIPYIAARGPNYSSLRVSKAHQTSWFSSVLSLRQPFTKQSINVDDRYYLQFNGELYNKEISHWGNDSLYIASLLQDLKEGMSIIDVIQSLEGEYAYTVYDVKSSKFYFGRDPIGRRSLSYSITSDNELYIASATGAVECFQDCIGGVVYEYDTRTKLLNNNQRSHPPYEVTSEIDPDFKSLSKVSKNLYSVLLESVKKRVESIHPTHIENSPIAVLFSGGIDCSAIAVLVCEVLQENDYECGKPIMELLNVSFENPRTGLLPSDTPDRKLSINSAKILQNLYPEIDIKLVEVDVPYEEYLKWKPSVIDLMYPKQTEMDLSIAIAFFFASRGKGFLTSQYGERTPYQRHGIVLFSGLGADELYGGYHKFANKAPHELVEELTRQINNIYDRNLNRDDKVIAYNGVEVRYPFLDEHVIKFSTVEIPINFKVNKLILRKVALQYLKLDGISAEPKRAIQFGAKSAKMTKDGNKHGTDLLKRNGHCS, via the coding sequence ATGTGCGGGATTCTATTGCATTATTGTCCTAATAATAACCGGTTGGAGAATGAGTTAATTGAATTCCCAGAGGGCACTGAATTTGGCGACACCACGTGTATCAATGAATCGTCgattttcaataaaatcatCCCGTACATAGCTGCAAGAGGTCCAAACTACTCTTCTCTTCGAGTTTCCAAAGCTCATCAAACAAGttggttttcttctgttttGTCTTTAAGGCAGCCTTTCACCAAGCAGAGCATTAACGTGGATGACAGATATTACCTACAATTTAACGGTGAGCTATACAATAAAGAGATATCCCACTGGGGTAACGATAGTCTATATATTGCTTCTTTGTTGCAGGATTTGAAAGAGGGCATGAGCATTATTGACGTTATACAATCACTGGAAGGCGAATATGCTTACACTGTATATGACGTGAAGTCATCCAAATTTTATTTCGGCAGAGATCCCATCGGCAGACGAAGTTTGTCCTACTCGATCACCTCAGACAACGAATTATATATCGCCAGTGCAACAGGGGCTGTTGAATGCTTCCAAGATTGTATAGGTGGAGTTGTTTATGAATACGATACACGAACTAAGTTGTTGAATAACAATCAGAGGTCACATCCTCCATACGAAGTGACATCAGAAATAGATCCGGACTTCAAGTCACTGTCAAAGGTGtctaaaaatttatattctGTGCTACTTGAAtctgtaaaaaaaagagtagAGTCAATACATCCCACACATATTGAAAACTCTCCTATTGCAGTACTATTTTCAGGAGGAATCGACTGTTCAGCAATAGCAGTGTTGGTGTGCGAGGTAttgcaagaaaatgatTATGAATGTGGGAAACCAATTATGGAGCTTTTAAATGTATCCTTCGAAAATCCCAGGACTGGCCTTTTGCCTAGTGATACACCTGACAGAAAATTGTCCATTAACAGTGCAaagattttacaaaatttatATCCGGAGATTGATATCAAACTGGTTGAAGTTGATGTTCCTTatgaagaatatttaaaatGGAAGCCATCTGTCATCGATTTAATGTATCCTAAACAAACAGAAATGGACTTATCCATTGCCatcgcctttttttttgcgtCAAGAGGTAAAGGTTTCCTAACTTCACAATATGGTGAAAGAACCCCATATCAGCGCCACGGGATAGTATTATTTAGTGGACTGGGAGCAGATGAGCTCTACGGTGGGTATCACAAATTTGCCAATAAGGCGCCTCATGAACTTGTGGAGGAGCTAACAAGGCAAATAAACAATATTTATGATCGCAACCTGAATCGTGATGATAAGGTGATAGCTTATAATGGCGTGGAGGTGAGATACCCATTTTTGGATGAACATGTTATAAAGTTTTCCACGGTAGAAATTCCCATTAATTTCAAGGTTAACAAACTAATTCTTCGAAAAGTGGCCTTGCAGTATTTGAAATTGGATGGAATATCAGCAGAACCAAAGAGAGCTATTCAATTTGGTGCCAAGAGCGCTAAAATGACGAAGGATGGTAATAAACATGGAACAGAtctattgaaaaggaatGGGCATTGTTCataa
- the GIM5 gene encoding Gim5p (Subunit of the heterohexameric cochaperone prefoldin complex~similar to YML094W), whose translation MSSQKIDLTKLNPEQLNAVKQQFDQELQHFTQSLQALTMAKGKFTECIDDIKTVCQAGNEGQNLLVPASASLYIPGKIVDNKKFMVDIGTGYYVEKSAEAAISFYQKKVDKLNKESVQIQDIIKEKTQYSLSIEAQIRQAAIRQHEAMSKQQQQQKNEASTT comes from the exons ATGTCCTCCCAAAAGA TCGATTTAACTAAATTGAATCCCGAGCAGCTGAATGCTGTAAAACAACAATTCGATCAAGAATTGCAGCACTTCACACAGTCTTTGCAAGCATTGACTATGGCCAAGGGCAAGTTCACAGAATGTATTGACGATATTAAAACGGTATGCCAAGCAGGAAATGAGGGGCAAAACCTACTGGTTCCAGCATCTGCATCGTTGTACATCCCAGGTAAGATTGTAGACAATAAGAAATTCATGGTAGACATTGGTACAGGATATTACGTCGAGAAGAGTGCCGAAGCAGCAATCTCATTTTACCAAAAGAAAGTGGACAAGCTTAACAAAGAATCTGTACAGATCCAAGATAttataaaggaaaagacCCAGTATTCATTGTCGATCGAGGCTCAAATAAGACAGGCCGCTATTAGACAGCATGAAGCGATGAGcaaacagcaacagcagcaaaaaaatgagGCTTCTACAACGTAG
- the UTP14 gene encoding Utp14p (Subunit of U3-containing Small Subunit (SSU) processome complex~similar to YML093W), with translation MAKKKSKSRSKSSRRVLDALQLAEREINGEFDDNSDNDRRQDARRNGTVVNLLKRSKGSTDSGEDDIDSESFEDEELDSDEALGSDDDYDILNSKFSQTIRDKKKENADYEEEEDEGGYTSIDEEDLMPLSQVWDMDGKTAQGNGNDDEDASLQLKLQDTDASSGSSSSEESESESEDDEEEEDPFDEISEDEEDIELNTITSKLIDETKSKVPKRLDTYGSGEANEYVLPSANAASGTSGKLSLADMMNVIDDRQVTENANLLKGKSSTYEVPLPQRIQQRHDRKAAYEISKQEISKWNDIVQQNRRADHLVFPLNKPTEHNHASAFTRTQEVAQTELQEKVDQVLQESNLVNPEKDSRFEELSTAKMTSEEMRKRTTEMRLMRELMFREERKARRLKKIKSKTYRKIKKKELMKNRELAAVSSDEDNEDHDIARAKERMTLKHKTNSKWAKDMIKHGMTNDAETREEMEEMLRQGERLKAKMLDRNSDDENDGRVQTLSDVEDEKENGDSEALKSNLGKTGVMNMAFMKNAEARERGANEETLRKLRAVENGDDIKLFESDEEETNGENIQLNKGRRIYTPGTLESNKEMSELNSHTRKEHEFDESRSLENRLKTKNGSQSKNVMTNREGAIIVEETSDNEPSQDSRKSQHDEEAKNINPWLANESDEENTSKKQSSKVNIVDKDSSKNVKAMNKMNKAELKQKAKKKKCKSNDDEDLLLTADDSTRLMIVDPYGGSDNEQGGNEFMFKQQDVIAEAFAGDNVVAEFQEEKKRVIDDEDDKEVDTTLPGWGEWAGAGSKPKNKKRKFIKKVKGVVKKDKRKDKNLQNVIINEKVNKKNLKYQSSAVPFPFENREQYERSLRMPIGQEWTSRASHQELIKPRIMTKPGQVIDPLKAPFK, from the coding sequence AtggcaaaaaagaagtctAAGAGCAGATCCAAGAGTTCCAGAAGAGTTCTAGATGCTTTACAGCTTGCTGAGAGGGAGATTAATGGCGAATTCGACGACAACAGCGACAATGACAGAAGACAAGATGCTCGTCGTAATGGTACAGTCGTCAACCTGTTGAAAAGGTCAAAAGGTAGCACTGACAGtggtgaagatgatattgaCTCTGAGTCATTTGAAGACGAAGAGTTGGACTCTGATGAAGCGTTGGGCTCTGATGACGACTATGACATTTTGAACTCTAAATTTTCACAAACTATTCGTGataagaagaaggaaaatgCAGActacgaagaagaagaggatgaaggTGGGTATACTtccattgatgaagaagactTGATGCCATTGTCTCAAGTATGGGACATGGACGGCAAAACCGCGCAAGGCAACggtaatgatgatgaagacgcTTCTCTACAATTAAAGTTGCAAGATACAGATGCCAGTTCTGGATCAAGCAGTTCAGAAGAAAGTGAATCTGAATCTGAAGACGAtgaggaggaggaagatCCCTTTGACGAAATttcagaagatgaagaagatatcGAATTGAACACAATTACTTCAAAACTCATTGATGAAACCAAAAGTAAAGTTCCAAAAAGACTAGATACGTACGGTTCAGGTGAGGCTAATGAGTATGTTCTGCCTTCTGCAAATGCAGCCAGCGGAACTTCTGGGAAGTTGAGTTTGGCAGATATGATGAACGTTATTGATGACAGGCAAGTTACCGAAAACGCCAACTTGCTCAAGGGCAAGTCCTCAACGTACGAGGTTCCGTTACCGCAACGTATTCAACAAAGACACGATCGTAAGGCAGCATATGAGATATCTAAGCAAGAAATAAGTAAATGGAATGATATCGTTCAACAAAACAGAAGGGCCGACCATTTAGTCTTCCCACTGAATAAACCTACCGAACATAATCATGCCTCGGCTTTCACTAGAACTCAAGAAGTCGCCCAAACAGAGTTACAGGAGAAAGTAGATCAAGTTCTACAAGAGAGTAACTTGGTGAACCCAGAAAAGGATTCtagatttgaagaattaaGCACTGCGAAAATGACATCGGAGGAAATGAGAAAGAGAACTACTGAAATGAGACTGATGAGAGAGTTAATGTTcagagaagaaagaaaagctagaagattaaagaaaataaaatctaaGACATACCGTaagatcaagaaaaaggaattaatgaagaatagAGAACTAGCTGCTGTTTCTAGTGACGAAGACAACGAAGATCATGATATTGCTAGGGCTAAGGAAAGAATGACCCTGAAACACAAGACTAATTCTAAGTGGGCTAAAGATATGATCAAGCATGGTATGACAAACGATGCTGAAACCAGggaagaaatggaagaaatgCTAAGGCAGGGTGAACGTTTAAAGGCAAAAATGCTAGACAGAAATTCTGATGACGAAAACGATGGTCGTGTGCAAACGTTAAGTGACGTTGAAGATGAGAAGGAAAATGGAGACTCTGAAGCATTGAAGAGTAATTTGGGTAAAACTGGCGTGATGAACATGGCCTTTATGAAGAATGCTGAAGCTAGAGAGAGAGGGGCAAACGAAGAAACTTTACGTAAATTAAGAGCTGTCGAAAATGGTGATGATATTAAGCTCTTTGAaagtgatgaagaagagacGAATGGAGAGaatattcaattgaataaGGGCAGAAGAATATATACACCGGGTACTTTGGAATCCAATAAAGAGATGAGTGAACTAAATTCCCATACTCGAAAAGAGcatgaatttgatgaatcAAGGAGTCTGGAAAATCGATTAAAAACCAAGAATGGTAGCCAATCGAAAAATGTAATGACCAACAGAGAAGGCGCAATAATTGTAGAGGAAACAAGTGATAATGAACCCTCCCAAGACAGTCGGAAATCTCAAcatgatgaagaagcaaaaaatattaaccCTTGGTTAGCTAATGAaagtgatgaagaaaacaccAGTAAGAAACAATCTTCTAAAGTTAACATTGTTGATAAAGATAGTTCCAAAAATGTTAAGGCCATGAACAAAATGAACAAAGCAGAACTAAAGCAAAAggcaaagaagaaaaaatgtaaatCAAACGACGATGAGGATCTCCTGTTGACAGCGGATGATTCCACAAGATTAATGATAGTGGATCCATATGGTGGTTCTGATAACGAACAAGGAGGCAATGAATTTATGTTCAAGCAGCAAGACGTTATTGCTGAAGCCTTTGCTGGCGACAACGTTGTCGCAGAATTCCaggaggaaaagaaaagggtcattgatgatgaagatgataaagaagTTGATACAACTTTACCTGGTTGGGGTGAATGGGCCGGTGCAGGTTCtaaaccaaaaaataagaagcgtaaattcatcaaaaaggTTAAAGGTGTTGTTaagaaagacaaaagaaaggatAAGAATCTACAAAATGTGATCATAAATGAAAAGGTtaacaagaaaaacttgaaatACCAATCTTCTGCAGTACCATTCCCATTCGAAAATAGAGAACAATATGAAAGATCTCTACGTATGCCGATAGGCCAAGAATGGACATCTAGAGCATCTCATCAAGAACTCATTAAACCGAGAATCATGACTAAGCCAGGCCAAGTCATTGATCCGCTGAAGGCACCATTTAAATAA
- the PRE8 gene encoding proteasome core particle subunit alpha 2 (Alpha 2 subunit of the 20S proteasome~similar to YML092C), translated as MTDRYSFSLTTFSPSGKLGQIDYALTAVKQGVTSLGIKATNGVVIATEKKSSSPLAMSETLSKVSLLTPDIGAVYSGMGPDYRVLVDKSRKVAHTSYKRIYGEYPPTKLLVSEVAKIMQEATQSGGVRPFGVSLLVAGHDEFNGFSLYQVDPSGSYFPWKATAIGKGSVAAKTFLEKRWNDELELEDAIHIALLTLKESVEGEFNGDTIELAIIGDENPDLLGYTGIPTDKGPRFRKLTSQEINDRLEAL; from the coding sequence ATGACCGACAgatattctttttcgttGACCACTTTTTCTCCCAGCGGTAAATTGGGTCAAATTGATTACGCCCTGACAGCAGTAAAACAAGGTGTCACCTCATTGGGTATAAAAGCTACCAATGGTGTGGTAATTGCCACAGAAAAGAAGTCATCTTCACCACTGGCCATGTCAGAAACACTTTCGAAAGTATCCCTACTAACACCAGATATCGGCGCAGTATATTCCGGTATGGGTCCTGATTATAGAGTTCTAGTGGATAAATCAAGAAAGGTAGCACATACTAGTTATAAACGTATTTATGGTGAATATCCTCCCACTAAATTACTGGTTTCTGAAGTAGCTAAAATAATGCAAGAGGCCACACAATCTGGTGGTGTTAGGCCCTTTGGTGTTTCACTATTGGTTGCTGGTCACGATGAATTTAATGGATTTAGTTTATACCAAGTAGATCCTTCTGGCTCCTACTTCCCTTGGAAAGCGACTGCTATAGGAAAAGGTTCTGTGGCGGCAAAAACCTTTTTAGAGAAGAGATGGAACGATGAATTGGAACTAGAAGACGCCATTCATATTGCCTTACTAACGCTGAAGGAGTCGGTAGAGGGCGAATTCAATGGCGACACCATTGAATTGGCTATTATTGGCGATGAAAATCCTGACTTGCTAGGCTACACGGGTATTCCAACCGATAAGGGGCCTAGATTTAGGAAATTAACTtctcaagaaataaatgatAGATTAGAAGCTTTATGA